A stretch of the Uranotaenia lowii strain MFRU-FL chromosome 3, ASM2978415v1, whole genome shotgun sequence genome encodes the following:
- the LOC129757227 gene encoding tetraspanin-9, translated as MGSSGYTCIRRTFCSFNILIWLCGSGFLAIGLWLRFAAPGYATLLPDHAALSADCLFILIGVISFVIAFFGCCGSWFQSRCFLIIYFTLVVMLFLSEFLLGSLAFVFRGGIGRMLVHELKYGIEKHYNVTDRGGLLAPSVASIWDKVQVELQCCGVSSYEDWYDISAWPGERWVPRSCCRPRYNSIYSEGSGDDASGIDCRKAGDPSLLWDKSCGQILQMFFVQRLHVVGTVGLVIAFLQLFGLISSMLLFCTVKHKKSSKTYKSYSPTVDTTLNRSTGTYLDD; from the exons ATGGGGAGTTCCGGATACACCTGTATACGGAGGACATTTTGTTCGTTCAATATTCTGATATGg CTTTGCGGAAGTGGATTTCTAGCGATCGGACTGTGGCTAAGGTTTGCGGCGCCCGGATATGCCACCCTGTTACCAGATCATGCTGCCCTTAGTGCCGATTGTTTGTTCATTTTGATTGGGGTGATAAGCTTTGTGATAGCATTCTTTGGATGCTGCGGATCGTGGTTCCAATCTAGGTGTTTCCTCATCATT TATTTCACATTGGTGGTGATGTTGTTTTTGAGCGAATTTTTGCTCGGATCATTGGCGTTCGTTTTCCGGGGAGGCATTGGCCGGATGTTGGTTCACGAGTTGAAGTACGGCATCGAGAAGCACTACAATGTGACAGACCGAGGGGGACTTCTAGCTCCATCGGTGGCCTCTATTTGGGACAAAGTGCAAGTTGAG CTCCAATGTTGTGGCGTCTCCTCGTACGAGGACTGGTACGACATCAGCGCCTGGCCCGGTGAGCGATGGGTTCCCCGATCCTGCTGCCGACCACGCTATAACTCCATCTACTCGGAAGGCTCCGGAGACGATGCCTCGGGAATCGACTGCCGGAA agcCGGTGATCCCTCGCTACTTTGGGACAAAAGTTGTGGCCAAATCCTACAGATGTTCTTCGTACAACGGTTACATGTCGTTGGAACAGTTGGTCTAGTCATAGCCTTTTTACAG CTATTTGGTCTGATATCATCGATGCTCCTATTTTGTACAGTGAAGCataaaaaatcctcaaaaaccTACAAATCCTATTCACCAACAGTGGACACAACGTTAAATCGAAGCACTGGAACATATCTTGACGATTGA
- the LOC129757228 gene encoding uncharacterized protein LOC129757228 — MKSFKSLNVILVLLGLCLRLTTARPQDVKVEIRHPEELTEATIVGESKVYGLISNESEGKEAKLEKEDFDSKILSFFDNIQKKVSDFTKVDPVVDKAKPEDYEKNPIEDYEGLRNGIVQVVDFLAKQLNSALEAPQKLYKKTNKAITKSLNDLGNKLVGLE, encoded by the exons ATGAAGAGTTTCAAAAGTTTGAACGTGATCCTTGTGTTGTTGGGCTTGTGTTTGCGATTAACGACTGCAAGGCCACAAGATGTTAAGGTCGAGATTCGACATCCCGAGGAATTAACTGAAGCTACAATTGTTGGAGAATCAAAG GTATATGGACTCATCAGCAACGAATCCGAGGGAAAGGAAGCCAAACTTGAGAAGGAAGATTTCGACTCAAAGATACTGTCCTTTTTCGATAACATTCAGAAGAAGGTGTCCGATTTCACGAAG GTTGATCCAGTGGTCGACAAAGCCAAACCGGAAGATTACGAAAAGAACCCAATTGAAGACTACGAGGGTCTTCGAAATGGCATCGTGCAAGTCGTTGATTTTCTAGCTAAGCAACTGAACTCCGCACTTGAG GCCCCGCAAAAGTTGTACAAGAAAACTAACAAGGCGATCACCAAATCCCTCAACGATCTTGGAAATAAACTAGTCGGACTGGAGTGA